Proteins from a genomic interval of bacterium:
- a CDS encoding MaoC/PaaZ C-terminal domain-containing protein, which yields MTDSTWPRALERVTGPHPEAKIRGVAASMGDHGPTIGALMAAGTLPPELMTGLTLFLLSGQPRRPRTEGAPKKKGAPGVSGRIWAREQQTIRRPLRIGEAFTVEGSSSGRHVRRGRRYGTTEAETFDAQGRHAATNATTGLLSYRPDPDRVDGFQGLDPAKRASPLPDFEAAERNPHLDALATAEEGEVLGGDPLVVTLAMMAARDTTDPNNPIHSDPEAAKAAGLAKPIAGGDHVLSFALELVMARFGPEVLLHGACLDTRWKAPTECEAGIVPRATITEVVSDRVAIDYEVALEAGPLAMKGSLVIPRPA from the coding sequence ATGACGGATTCGACCTGGCCCCGGGCGCTCGAGCGCGTCACGGGCCCCCATCCCGAGGCCAAGATCCGGGGTGTCGCGGCCAGCATGGGCGACCACGGCCCGACGATCGGCGCGCTGATGGCGGCGGGCACGCTCCCACCGGAGCTGATGACCGGGCTCACGCTCTTCCTCCTCTCGGGGCAGCCGCGCAGGCCGCGGACCGAGGGCGCCCCGAAGAAGAAGGGGGCCCCCGGCGTCTCGGGGCGGATCTGGGCCCGCGAGCAGCAGACGATCCGCCGCCCGCTTCGGATCGGCGAGGCGTTCACCGTCGAGGGCTCGAGCAGCGGCCGTCACGTCCGCCGCGGCCGCCGCTACGGGACGACCGAGGCCGAGACCTTCGACGCCCAGGGGCGGCACGCCGCGACGAACGCCACGACGGGGCTCCTGTCCTACCGACCGGACCCGGATCGTGTCGACGGCTTCCAAGGCCTCGACCCGGCCAAGCGTGCGAGCCCCCTCCCCGATTTCGAAGCGGCCGAACGCAACCCCCATCTCGACGCGCTGGCCACGGCCGAGGAGGGCGAGGTCCTCGGCGGAGATCCGCTCGTCGTGACCCTCGCCATGATGGCGGCGCGGGACACCACCGACCCGAACAATCCGATCCACAGCGACCCGGAGGCCGCCAAGGCCGCGGGCCTCGCGAAGCCGATCGCTGGCGGCGACCACGTCCTGTCCTTCGCCCTCGAGCTCGTGATGGCGCGCTTCGGTCCGGAGGTCCTGCTGCACGGGGCCTGCCTCGACACCCGCTGGAAGGCGCCGACGGAGTGCGAGGCGGGGATCGTGCCGCGCGCGACGATCACCGAAGTCGTTTCCGATCGCGTGGCGATCGACTACGAGGTCGCGCTCGAGGCGGGCCCCCTGGCCATGAAGGGTTCGCTCGTGATTCCGAGGCCCGCATGA
- a CDS encoding CoA transferase codes for MSDALAGVRVLDLADRSAALAGRILADLGAEVILVEPPEGNAIRRLAPFLDDAPGPEHSFQHLYLSANKASVVLDDDLASSRDFERLVASAHVLIDTARPGTRSGLEHSRLRALRPDLIQISVTPFGLADTAGRKANDLVAGATGGLVAISGERKGTPVQGGASPSYTLAGLSAASAATIALTKGEGVHVDLSLQEVTLSALMQTSNATQWTWFERIPARPGLSAALACRDGGYVGLLVRPDRFSDYLRWLDRVGIPHSMTEDDWPWSRLDAPRKDNPVSEGTLALARTLTRDEFAAGALEADIVCLPVLGLDDLEETEQYRVNEQFLEVEHEGLGRSLGFVRSTVDGMADGVTLRRAPLLGEDTKTILDDLPPPAPPADAATATSPDPREQLRGLRVVDFGWVLAAPIGTRLLASFGAEVIRIENRRKPDSMRSQLGPDGEPHPDLGGLFNTVNAGKKSLCLDLGTEAGLALLLDLVRVSDVVVNNFRPGALERMGLGYDVLREAKPDIVLLNLPGAHKQGPWAGRASMGNILMAASGFNMLTGFDGEQPRGIGIPLPDFVAPHLLTATILAAIRKRDRGQGGQEIDLAQLSATVALLGAEWMQYRAGGVVPPRNANRDSNACPHGVYPAAGDDQWLALAVEGDDAWATFAREIEHPELVLDERFATHTARKRNEDALDEIVQAWTRTQDKWAGAARLQSAGLAAGPVEDLRDTFERDPLLRDHYQIVHQPGAPDVAIPIDRESARYVGRDHVLTRAPGVGEHNEAIVREILGRSDEAFTELIVSGVLQ; via the coding sequence ATGAGCGACGCACTCGCGGGGGTCCGCGTCCTCGATCTCGCGGACCGTTCCGCGGCGCTCGCGGGTCGGATCCTCGCGGACCTCGGTGCCGAAGTGATCCTGGTCGAGCCACCGGAAGGCAACGCCATCCGGAGGCTCGCGCCGTTCCTCGACGACGCTCCGGGCCCCGAACACAGCTTCCAGCACCTCTATCTGAGCGCCAACAAGGCGTCGGTGGTGCTCGACGACGACCTCGCTTCGTCGCGGGACTTCGAACGTCTCGTGGCGAGCGCGCACGTGCTGATCGACACCGCCCGCCCGGGGACCCGCTCGGGCCTCGAGCATTCCCGCCTGCGCGCGCTCCGCCCCGACCTGATCCAGATCTCCGTGACGCCCTTCGGCCTCGCCGACACCGCCGGTCGCAAGGCCAACGATCTCGTGGCGGGGGCCACCGGCGGCCTCGTCGCGATCTCCGGCGAACGCAAGGGCACGCCGGTCCAGGGCGGGGCCTCGCCTTCCTACACCCTCGCCGGCTTGTCCGCCGCGTCCGCGGCGACCATCGCGCTCACGAAGGGCGAGGGGGTGCACGTCGACCTCTCGCTTCAGGAAGTGACGCTCAGCGCGTTGATGCAGACTTCGAACGCGACCCAATGGACCTGGTTCGAACGGATCCCTGCGCGGCCCGGACTCTCGGCGGCGCTCGCGTGCCGCGACGGTGGCTACGTCGGGCTCCTCGTACGGCCCGATCGGTTCTCGGACTATCTCCGCTGGCTCGACCGGGTGGGCATTCCGCATTCGATGACCGAGGACGACTGGCCCTGGTCGCGGCTCGATGCCCCGCGCAAGGACAACCCGGTGTCGGAGGGCACGCTCGCGCTCGCGCGGACGCTCACCCGGGACGAGTTCGCCGCCGGCGCCCTCGAAGCGGACATCGTCTGCCTCCCGGTCCTCGGACTCGACGACCTGGAGGAGACCGAGCAGTACCGCGTGAACGAGCAATTCCTCGAGGTCGAGCACGAGGGCCTGGGCCGGTCCCTCGGGTTCGTGCGCTCGACCGTCGACGGCATGGCCGACGGCGTCACCCTCCGTCGCGCGCCGCTCCTCGGTGAAGACACGAAGACGATCCTCGACGACCTTCCGCCCCCGGCGCCCCCGGCCGACGCCGCAACGGCGACCTCACCCGATCCCCGCGAGCAGCTTCGCGGTCTGCGGGTGGTCGACTTCGGCTGGGTCCTCGCGGCGCCGATCGGAACGCGCCTGCTCGCGAGCTTCGGCGCCGAGGTGATCCGGATCGAGAATCGCCGGAAGCCCGACTCGATGCGCAGCCAGCTCGGTCCCGACGGCGAGCCGCATCCGGATCTCGGCGGCCTCTTCAACACCGTGAACGCCGGCAAGAAGTCGCTCTGCCTCGACCTCGGAACCGAAGCGGGCCTCGCCCTCCTGCTCGACCTCGTCCGCGTCTCGGACGTGGTCGTCAACAACTTCCGCCCCGGCGCCCTCGAACGGATGGGCCTCGGCTACGACGTCCTGCGCGAAGCGAAGCCCGACATCGTCCTGCTCAACCTGCCCGGCGCGCACAAGCAGGGCCCCTGGGCCGGCCGCGCCAGCATGGGAAACATCCTGATGGCGGCGTCGGGATTCAACATGCTGACGGGCTTCGACGGCGAGCAACCGCGCGGGATCGGGATCCCCCTGCCCGACTTCGTCGCTCCTCATCTGCTGACGGCGACGATCCTCGCCGCGATCCGCAAGCGCGACCGGGGTCAGGGTGGGCAGGAGATTGACCTCGCCCAGCTCTCCGCGACGGTCGCGCTCCTCGGCGCGGAGTGGATGCAGTACCGCGCGGGCGGCGTGGTTCCGCCGCGCAATGCGAATCGCGATTCGAACGCCTGCCCCCACGGCGTCTACCCTGCGGCGGGGGACGACCAATGGCTCGCACTGGCGGTCGAAGGGGACGACGCGTGGGCGACGTTCGCCCGCGAGATCGAACACCCGGAGCTCGTCCTCGACGAGCGCTTCGCGACCCACACCGCGCGCAAGCGGAACGAGGATGCCCTGGACGAGATCGTGCAGGCATGGACCCGGACCCAGGACAAGTGGGCCGGTGCTGCGCGACTCCAGAGCGCGGGGCTCGCCGCCGGGCCCGTCGAGGACCTGCGCGACACGTTCGAACGCGACCCCCTGCTCCGCGACCACTACCAGATCGTCCACCAGCCGGGCGCGCCCGACGTCGCGATCCCGATCGATCGCGAGAGTGCCCGCTACGTCGGCCGGGACCACGTTCTGACCCGCGCTCCGGGCGTCGGTGAGCACAACGAGGCCATCGTGCGCGAGATCCTGGGCAGGAGCGACGAGGCGTTCACGGAGCTGATCGTGAGCGGCGTCCTCCAGTAG